A stretch of the Clavibacter sp. B3I6 genome encodes the following:
- a CDS encoding GNAT family N-acetyltransferase — MTNAIESLGTPSPSDLTVIVELLRLLDYEVDEERVAARLSRMTAAAGHETWVVRDEAGEIAGLAGGHLMWGLADDEPIAQLIILVVRAGRQAGGIGSDLIRHYEAWAREHGATRFLATSAAARDNVTRFYARRGYHASGIRYSKLG, encoded by the coding sequence GTGACCAACGCCATCGAGTCCCTCGGGACGCCCTCCCCGTCCGACCTGACCGTCATCGTCGAGCTGCTTCGGCTGCTCGACTACGAGGTCGACGAGGAGCGCGTCGCGGCGCGGCTGTCGCGGATGACCGCCGCCGCCGGCCACGAGACGTGGGTGGTGCGCGACGAGGCGGGCGAGATCGCCGGGCTCGCGGGCGGCCACCTCATGTGGGGGCTCGCCGACGACGAGCCCATCGCGCAGCTGATCATCCTCGTCGTCCGCGCAGGCAGGCAGGCCGGCGGCATCGGCTCCGACCTCATCCGCCACTACGAGGCGTGGGCGCGCGAGCACGGCGCCACGCGCTTCCTCGCGACGTCGGCGGCCGCGCGCGACAACGTCACGCGCTTCTACGCCCGCCGCGGGTACCACGCGTCCGGCATCCGCTACTCGAAGCTCGGCTGA
- the rsrA gene encoding mycothiol system anti-sigma-R factor, producing the protein MSDCGCDKAKKDLEEYLHHELDKADAADIREHMANCPDCAREHRVGVVLRDTVRRACTEAAPEDLRTQVMQKLRAIQATH; encoded by the coding sequence ATGAGCGACTGCGGCTGCGACAAGGCCAAGAAGGATCTCGAGGAGTACCTGCACCACGAGCTCGACAAGGCGGACGCCGCCGACATCCGCGAGCACATGGCGAACTGCCCCGACTGCGCGCGCGAGCACCGCGTCGGCGTCGTCCTCCGCGACACCGTGCGCCGCGCGTGCACGGAGGCCGCGCCGGAGGACCTCCGGACGCAGGTCATGCAGAAGCTCCGGGCCATCCAGGCCACCCACTGA
- a CDS encoding sigma-70 family RNA polymerase sigma factor, whose protein sequence is MANSGNTSHDAQAPTAGADAPVASAAPAELVEAVVLSTEEAADQQEAERAEAEEPRAAQPGDNRELFEEQALPFIDQLYAAGLRMTRNPADAQDLVQETFVKAYTAFHQFKQGTNLKAWLYRILTNTFINNYRKKQRDPYNGTIDELEDWQLGGATSATATTTRSAEAEAIDHLPDSTVKDALQSIPEDFRMAVYFADVEGFSYQEIADIMKTPVGTVMSRLHRGRRMLRGLLSDYARERGISTAHLTGATK, encoded by the coding sequence ATGGCCAATTCAGGGAACACCAGTCACGACGCGCAGGCCCCCACCGCCGGGGCCGACGCCCCCGTCGCGTCGGCCGCGCCCGCGGAGCTCGTGGAGGCCGTCGTGCTCTCCACCGAGGAGGCCGCGGACCAGCAGGAGGCGGAGCGCGCCGAGGCCGAGGAGCCGCGTGCGGCCCAGCCCGGCGACAACCGCGAGCTCTTCGAGGAGCAGGCGCTCCCGTTCATCGACCAGCTGTACGCCGCGGGCCTGCGCATGACGCGCAACCCCGCCGACGCCCAGGACCTCGTGCAGGAGACCTTCGTGAAGGCCTACACGGCCTTCCACCAGTTCAAGCAGGGCACGAACCTCAAGGCCTGGCTGTACCGGATCCTCACGAACACCTTCATCAACAACTACCGCAAGAAGCAGCGGGATCCGTACAACGGCACCATCGACGAGCTCGAGGACTGGCAGCTCGGCGGCGCCACCTCCGCCACCGCGACCACCACGCGCTCCGCCGAGGCCGAGGCGATCGACCACCTCCCGGACAGCACCGTCAAGGACGCGCTGCAGTCCATCCCGGAGGACTTCCGGATGGCCGTGTACTTCGCGGACGTCGAGGGCTTCTCCTACCAGGAGATCGCCGACATCATGAAGACCCCCGTGGGAACCGTCATGAGCCGCCTGCACCGCGGCCGCCGGATGCTGCGGGGCCTCCTTTCCGACTACGCGCGCGAGCGGGGCATCTCCACCGCGCACCTCACTGGAGCGACCAAATGA
- the aroA gene encoding 3-phosphoshikimate 1-carboxyvinyltransferase yields MEIFRYSGPTFSPYDDDRTTQPVPTDDGPWVAPIAEGPLDATVPLPGSKSLTNRELVLSALADSPSILRRPLRSRDTRLMVEALRSLGTVIEEVEGDGAFGPDLRITPAELAGGITIECGLAGTVMRFLPPVAALALGPVSFDGDPSARRRPMSGTIEALRALGVDVNDDGRSALPFSLYGTGEVPGGEIAIDASASSQFVSGLLLAAPRFARGLRLRHTGASLPSMPHIEMTIRTLADRGVVVESPEPGLWIVPATPIAGREVRIEPDLSNAAPFLCAAIVAGGRVAVPGWPAETTQVGADLAHLLPRFGAIVTREGDALVVDGGPGLRAGGRIPGVDLDLSTGGELAPALVALAALADGPSRITGIGHLRGHETDRLAALAAEITALGGSVTELPDGLAIEPAPLHGGPWRAYEDHRMATAGAIIGLAVPGVEIDDIGTTAKTLPEFPELWIGALLGRAPRAAVDPLALGGLTGPGAPGGLGGLL; encoded by the coding sequence ATGGAGATCTTCAGGTATTCCGGTCCCACCTTCAGCCCGTACGACGACGACCGGACGACCCAGCCGGTGCCGACCGACGACGGCCCGTGGGTCGCGCCGATCGCCGAGGGTCCGCTGGACGCGACCGTGCCGCTCCCCGGATCCAAGAGCCTCACGAACCGCGAGCTCGTGCTCTCCGCCCTCGCCGACTCCCCCTCCATCCTCCGGAGGCCGCTGCGCTCCCGGGACACGCGCCTCATGGTCGAGGCGCTGCGGTCCCTCGGCACCGTGATCGAGGAGGTCGAGGGCGACGGCGCCTTCGGGCCCGACCTCCGGATCACGCCGGCCGAGCTGGCGGGCGGCATCACGATCGAGTGCGGCCTCGCGGGCACCGTCATGCGCTTCCTGCCGCCCGTCGCCGCGCTCGCGCTCGGCCCGGTCTCGTTCGACGGCGACCCGAGCGCCCGCCGGCGGCCCATGTCGGGCACCATCGAGGCGCTCCGCGCGCTCGGCGTCGACGTCAACGACGACGGCCGCAGCGCCCTCCCCTTCAGCCTCTACGGCACGGGCGAGGTGCCGGGCGGCGAGATCGCCATCGACGCGTCCGCGTCCAGCCAGTTCGTCTCCGGCCTCCTGCTCGCCGCGCCGCGGTTCGCCCGGGGGCTGCGGCTCCGGCACACGGGCGCGAGCCTGCCGAGCATGCCGCACATCGAGATGACCATCCGCACGCTGGCGGATCGGGGCGTCGTCGTGGAGAGCCCGGAGCCCGGCCTCTGGATCGTGCCGGCGACGCCCATCGCCGGCCGCGAGGTGCGCATCGAGCCCGACCTCTCCAACGCCGCGCCGTTCCTCTGCGCCGCGATCGTCGCCGGCGGCCGCGTCGCCGTCCCGGGCTGGCCCGCGGAGACGACCCAGGTGGGCGCCGACCTCGCGCACCTGCTGCCGAGGTTCGGCGCGATCGTCACGCGCGAGGGCGACGCCCTCGTCGTCGACGGGGGCCCCGGGCTCCGGGCGGGCGGGCGGATCCCCGGGGTCGACCTCGACCTCAGCACGGGCGGGGAGCTCGCTCCCGCTCTCGTCGCGCTCGCCGCCCTCGCCGACGGGCCGAGCCGCATCACGGGGATCGGGCACCTCCGGGGCCACGAGACCGACCGCCTGGCCGCGCTGGCGGCGGAGATCACCGCGCTCGGCGGATCCGTCACCGAGCTGCCGGACGGGCTCGCGATCGAGCCGGCCCCCCTGCACGGCGGCCCGTGGCGCGCCTACGAGGACCACCGCATGGCGACCGCCGGGGCCATCATCGGGCTCGCCGTGCCGGGCGTCGAGATCGACGACATCGGGACCACGGCGAAGACGCTGCCCGAGTTCCCGGAGCTCTGGATCGGCGCCCTCCTCGGGCGCGCGCCCCGCGCCGCCGTCGACCCGCTCGCCCTCGGCGGCCTCACCGGCCCCGGCGCGCCCGGCGGCCTCGGCGGGCTCCTGTGA